A genome region from candidate division KSB1 bacterium includes the following:
- a CDS encoding GH92 family glycosyl hydrolase, with translation MSIKTFILIFLLPVLTLHAGKPPVDQVNVFTGTSNSRWMLFPGSCMPFGLVKLSPDNQENVWNGGYEYTVGSISGFSHLHGMSLSGVSYMPVSGNLEFGEEYSKLFPGQADGPFGHMWTAGYRSRYKKESETGFPGYYSVHLLDYDITVELTATLRCGMIRATYPQGKTAQLLLNLDIPAEELNEIRATHVTRNSETEIEGFIEQSNQYADDYAVYFVSRFSEPVASMDAWQYQPYSGDNVKYGTAWRRPYHIEKDVQSFTSAANSGVILNFPGKEAKTVTIQTGISFVSIKNARLNLNEEMHGDFDTAVQQARQAWNDLLSRVKVQGGTQDDRVKFYTNLYRSFTGKNILSDVNGEYRDMCEKIRTIKAPADAVYSGDGFWGAQWTLIPLWTLIAPEYANSISHSFLELYDAGGWIPEAPTALEYAPIMGAQHHNALLISSFQKGIAEFDAEKAYRAIKHDYITPGIEHPCGGFAGNRHLAPYMEYGYVPEEYGPVSNTLEYAYDDWCLAQFAKALNKAKDVKTFTERSMNYQNVYDEQTGYMRRRHADGRWVQDFDPFRMGTEGGWNGPGYMEGNAWLYTWFVPHDLKGLIDLLGLEEFNRRLETGFEHGYVDLSNQPNLQAPFLFNYSGKPWLTQKYSRHVVDDLFNTSPYSGWVGEEDEGQMGSLCALLSMGLFEMKGGCSVEPYYDLSSPMFEKIILNLHETYYSGNTFTIIAHNNSKTNRYIQSAELNGKTLKQPILLHRDIAAGGTLELQMGPEPDKN, from the coding sequence ATGTCCATAAAAACATTCATTTTAATATTTCTGCTCCCGGTTCTGACTCTACACGCCGGTAAACCGCCGGTTGACCAGGTCAATGTGTTCACCGGCACCTCCAATTCCCGCTGGATGCTGTTCCCGGGCTCCTGTATGCCGTTCGGACTGGTCAAACTGAGTCCGGATAACCAGGAAAACGTCTGGAACGGAGGCTATGAATATACGGTGGGCAGTATTTCCGGATTCAGTCATCTGCATGGGATGAGTCTGAGCGGGGTCAGTTATATGCCAGTGTCCGGGAACCTGGAGTTCGGCGAAGAATACAGCAAACTGTTTCCCGGACAGGCGGACGGTCCGTTCGGGCATATGTGGACAGCCGGTTACCGGTCGCGTTATAAAAAAGAAAGCGAAACCGGATTTCCGGGATACTATTCCGTGCATTTACTGGATTATGATATCACTGTGGAATTGACCGCCACCCTGCGCTGCGGCATGATCCGGGCGACTTATCCGCAGGGCAAAACAGCACAGCTGCTGCTGAACCTGGACATTCCGGCCGAGGAACTCAACGAGATCAGGGCCACACATGTCACGCGGAATTCGGAGACTGAAATTGAAGGCTTTATTGAACAGTCCAATCAGTACGCGGACGATTACGCGGTTTACTTTGTGTCCCGGTTCAGCGAGCCGGTGGCGAGTATGGACGCATGGCAGTACCAGCCCTATAGCGGCGATAATGTCAAATACGGCACCGCCTGGCGGCGTCCGTACCACATCGAAAAGGATGTGCAATCATTCACGTCCGCGGCCAACAGCGGCGTCATTCTCAATTTCCCCGGGAAAGAGGCAAAAACAGTTACGATCCAAACCGGTATTTCGTTTGTCAGTATTAAAAACGCCCGACTGAATCTAAATGAGGAAATGCACGGCGACTTTGACACCGCCGTGCAACAGGCCCGCCAGGCCTGGAACGATTTACTGTCACGTGTTAAAGTGCAGGGCGGTACACAGGACGACCGGGTGAAATTTTACACCAATCTCTACCGCAGTTTCACCGGCAAGAATATTCTCAGCGATGTCAACGGCGAGTACCGCGACATGTGCGAAAAAATCCGCACGATCAAAGCTCCGGCGGACGCGGTGTACAGCGGCGACGGCTTCTGGGGCGCGCAATGGACCTTGATCCCGCTCTGGACTCTGATCGCACCGGAATATGCCAATTCGATCAGCCATTCTTTTTTAGAGTTGTACGACGCCGGGGGCTGGATCCCGGAAGCGCCGACGGCGCTGGAATATGCCCCGATCATGGGCGCGCAGCATCACAATGCGCTGTTGATCAGCTCCTTTCAAAAAGGTATTGCCGAGTTTGATGCGGAAAAAGCCTATCGCGCCATCAAGCACGATTACATCACGCCCGGAATCGAACATCCCTGCGGCGGATTCGCCGGCAACCGGCATCTTGCTCCGTATATGGAATATGGTTATGTGCCGGAAGAATATGGTCCGGTGTCCAACACCCTCGAATACGCTTATGACGACTGGTGCCTGGCTCAGTTCGCCAAGGCGCTGAATAAGGCGAAAGACGTAAAGACTTTTACCGAGCGTTCGATGAATTATCAAAATGTCTACGATGAACAAACCGGATATATGCGGCGCAGACACGCGGACGGCCGCTGGGTTCAGGACTTTGATCCGTTCCGTATGGGCACCGAAGGCGGATGGAACGGTCCCGGATACATGGAAGGCAATGCCTGGCTGTACACCTGGTTTGTGCCGCATGATCTAAAGGGATTAATTGATCTATTAGGCTTGGAAGAATTTAACAGACGCCTCGAAACCGGTTTTGAACACGGCTATGTGGATCTAAGCAATCAGCCCAATCTGCAGGCGCCGTTTTTGTTCAATTATTCCGGCAAACCCTGGTTAACACAAAAATACTCGCGTCACGTGGTCGATGATCTGTTCAACACCTCCCCCTACAGCGGCTGGGTCGGCGAGGAAGATGAAGGTCAAATGGGATCGTTGTGCGCGCTTTTGTCTATGGGATTGTTTGAGATGAAAGGCGGCTGTTCGGTCGAGCCCTATTACGATTTAAGCAGTCCGATGTTTGAAAAAATCATTCTGAATTTACATGAAACCTATTACAGCGGAAACACTTTCACCATTATTGCGCACAACAATTCCAAAACCAACCGGTACATCCAGTCGGCGGAGCTGAACGGCAAAACCCTGAAACAGCCAATACTGTTGCACCGCGATATTGCAGCTGGCGGCACGCTCGAACTGCAGATGGGACCGGAACCGGACAAAAACTGA
- a CDS encoding nucleoside hydrolase, giving the protein MKAKFVILLVLGLSSIQVMGAEKQKIIFDCDLGGDVDDAYAVALVLSSPEFEVLGLVMDNGNTPARGRVACRLLYETGMTHIPVVLGRQTDDSRSHQFDWADGFDKIKPIKQSGSDFIIEQLNQYPGEIILFTVGPVTNIKDIIDKDPQALKKVKHIYSMFGSFYVGYGDSPIPTNEWNVRADVEASNAFVSSGAPVTYAGLDITHIKLTESYRERLNLRESPLTNAVDALYTLWRYEDYAQPDPTLFDVAPVAMVLWPELFQTRPAYVDVVGEGYTVVVEGRDPNCEIGMSVNKDELLKRVTKRLLKQNLNRW; this is encoded by the coding sequence ATGAAAGCAAAGTTCGTTATTCTTCTAGTACTCGGTCTCTCGAGTATTCAGGTTATGGGAGCTGAAAAACAGAAAATTATCTTTGACTGCGATCTGGGCGGAGACGTGGATGACGCCTATGCCGTGGCTCTGGTGTTGAGCAGTCCCGAGTTCGAGGTACTGGGACTGGTCATGGACAATGGCAATACGCCGGCACGCGGTCGCGTGGCTTGTCGCCTGCTGTACGAAACCGGCATGACCCACATCCCCGTGGTGCTGGGCCGTCAGACCGATGACAGCCGCTCGCATCAGTTTGACTGGGCGGACGGTTTTGACAAGATAAAGCCGATCAAACAATCCGGCAGCGATTTTATCATCGAGCAGTTGAACCAATATCCCGGCGAGATCATTCTGTTCACCGTGGGACCGGTCACCAATATCAAGGATATCATCGACAAAGACCCGCAGGCGCTGAAAAAAGTCAAACACATCTATTCCATGTTTGGCTCCTTTTACGTCGGTTACGGCGATTCGCCGATTCCCACCAACGAATGGAATGTGCGCGCCGATGTCGAGGCGTCGAACGCCTTTGTCTCATCCGGCGCGCCCGTTACCTATGCGGGACTGGACATTACCCACATCAAATTGACCGAATCGTACCGCGAACGTCTGAATTTGCGCGAATCACCTCTGACCAATGCCGTGGATGCCCTGTACACCCTGTGGCGGTATGAAGATTATGCCCAGCCAGATCCGACGTTATTCGATGTGGCGCCGGTGGCCATGGTATTGTGGCCGGAGTTGTTCCAGACGCGTCCTGCCTATGTGGATGTGGTCGGCGAGGGCTATACCGTGGTTGTGGAAGGCAGAGACCCCAACTGCGAGATCGGTATGTCGGTGAACAAAGATGAACTGTTAAAACGGGTTACCAAACGTCTGCTGAAACAAAATCTGAACCGCTGGTAA
- a CDS encoding type II toxin-antitoxin system VapC family toxin — protein sequence MILIDTDVCIELLRGNEFVIEQRIRCDEQVAICFISVGELFYGAHRSQYPAENLNLVEEFIMSIDIIHTDFEIMQKFGELKSGLYNKNTRLPDADILIASTALTKCSKLITGNIKHFRRFETLSLENWIRG from the coding sequence ATGATTCTAATAGACACGGATGTCTGTATAGAACTATTACGGGGTAATGAGTTTGTCATTGAACAACGGATACGATGTGATGAACAGGTGGCAATTTGTTTTATCAGTGTCGGTGAATTATTTTATGGGGCTCACAGGTCTCAATATCCGGCTGAAAATTTAAATCTTGTTGAAGAATTTATCATGTCTATTGATATCATTCATACTGATTTTGAGATCATGCAAAAATTCGGAGAATTGAAATCCGGTTTATACAACAAAAACACTCGATTACCGGACGCCGATATACTCATTGCATCAACCGCTTTGACAAAATGCTCAAAACTGATCACCGGCAATATTAAGCATTTCCGCAGATTTGAAACACTCTCTCTGGAAAACTGGATTCGAGGCTGA
- a CDS encoding DUF2283 domain-containing protein, translating to MKIKYFEKTDTLYVELSDSDVVETRELNENFILT from the coding sequence ATGAAAATAAAATATTTTGAAAAAACAGACACACTTTATGTCGAGTTATCAGACTCTGATGTTGTAGAAACCAGAGAGCTGAATGAAAACTTTATATTGACCTGA
- a CDS encoding alginate lyase family protein — translation MHKHTKIIILLAAVLLSCTPQPEKSMWPPSPASIGVEPNDDALVRAIAPGVNYGQDKTLSVEHNVSMAFLKFFIPGFSQIDSAILRIQTKDVKSTGVVSVHPVKHADWDETQPTWKNHPGISDTILVSLHIKEPNRNYQIDLTEYVQRKLTDKDYYICLCFKAEPGTHVEFASVEDYDNDKPRFMISGMTAVPSPPPQYAPAAFKHPGILATRDQIAFVRGKIAKDKSPWRAAFTAALEHKSAQKDYQPSPVQQLTRSGHYSKSVNSGYRELSRDAAAALVNAQLWALTDSLVFAENAIRIINAWSETNKAITGGNDKLTGGTTCIQFCNAAELLKHTDSGWQPQDQKRFEQWLRDVYWPLLRDFIPAYNGNWDAIIGQGLISMGIYLDDAFIFDHAVNYYVNGSGNGRMTYYVRNDSTTQETLRDQGHEQMGIGALAGIAETAWQQGVDLYSIENNRLLKGIEGTAKRVLDIDYRRLSIWESMYNHYHKRMGHDMPYTKQILTAPGGYRPEGYSAYRGFSTLFFYEYP, via the coding sequence ATGCACAAACACACAAAGATTATAATACTTTTAGCAGCGGTTCTTCTATCCTGCACCCCGCAGCCCGAAAAAAGCATGTGGCCGCCCTCTCCTGCCAGTATTGGCGTGGAGCCCAATGACGACGCGCTGGTCCGGGCGATAGCACCAGGTGTTAATTATGGTCAGGACAAAACATTATCCGTTGAACATAACGTCTCCATGGCGTTTCTAAAGTTTTTTATTCCGGGATTTTCCCAAATCGACAGCGCGATTCTGCGCATTCAGACAAAAGATGTGAAATCGACGGGCGTTGTTTCCGTGCACCCTGTTAAACATGCCGACTGGGATGAAACCCAACCCACCTGGAAGAATCATCCGGGAATATCAGACACTATCCTGGTTTCTCTGCATATCAAAGAACCCAACCGCAATTATCAGATTGATTTGACGGAATATGTGCAGCGAAAACTGACGGATAAAGACTATTATATTTGTTTATGTTTCAAGGCGGAACCGGGTACCCATGTCGAATTTGCCAGTGTGGAGGATTATGATAACGACAAGCCGCGTTTCATGATCAGCGGCATGACCGCGGTGCCGTCACCGCCGCCGCAATACGCTCCGGCTGCATTCAAGCATCCGGGCATTCTGGCCACCCGCGATCAGATCGCGTTTGTCCGGGGAAAAATCGCAAAAGACAAATCTCCCTGGAGAGCAGCCTTTACCGCCGCACTCGAGCATAAATCCGCTCAAAAAGATTACCAGCCGTCACCCGTGCAGCAACTCACCCGCAGCGGTCACTATAGCAAAAGCGTCAACAGCGGCTACCGTGAACTGTCCCGCGATGCCGCAGCGGCGCTTGTCAATGCCCAGCTCTGGGCGCTGACGGACAGCCTCGTGTTTGCGGAAAATGCGATCCGGATCATTAATGCCTGGTCCGAGACCAACAAAGCGATCACCGGCGGCAATGACAAACTCACCGGCGGAACCACCTGTATCCAGTTCTGCAACGCGGCCGAGCTTCTCAAACACACGGATTCCGGCTGGCAGCCGCAGGATCAAAAACGCTTTGAACAGTGGCTGCGGGACGTGTATTGGCCTTTATTACGCGACTTTATCCCGGCCTATAACGGCAACTGGGATGCGATCATCGGACAGGGCCTGATTTCCATGGGCATCTATCTGGACGATGCGTTTATCTTTGATCACGCTGTAAATTACTATGTAAACGGCAGCGGCAACGGCAGAATGACCTATTATGTGAGAAATGACAGCACCACCCAGGAAACCCTGCGCGATCAGGGGCATGAACAGATGGGCATCGGCGCTCTGGCCGGGATTGCGGAAACCGCCTGGCAGCAGGGCGTTGATCTGTATTCGATCGAGAATAACCGCCTGCTCAAAGGCATTGAAGGCACGGCAAAACGCGTTCTGGACATCGATTACCGCCGGCTCTCTATCTGGGAATCCATGTACAATCACTATCACAAACGCATGGGCCATGATATGCCGTATACCAAACAAATTCTGACCGCACCCGGAGGATACCGCCCGGAAGGATACAGCGCTTATCGCGGATTCAGTACGTTGTTTTTCTATGAATACCCTTGA
- a CDS encoding CoA pyrophosphatase produces MNNRDLKHLSQALPACPDVMAREKYYNSAVLVPFVFLENEYHFLFQRRTPHIRQGKEICFPGGRFEADLDSDARDTAIRETMEELGVGREKIKIMGRLDTLVAPMGAVIDPFVATLEIDSLDELIRRICG; encoded by the coding sequence TTGAACAATCGTGATTTAAAGCACCTTTCTCAAGCGCTGCCCGCCTGCCCCGATGTCATGGCGCGGGAAAAATACTACAACTCGGCTGTACTGGTGCCGTTTGTGTTTCTGGAAAACGAGTATCATTTTTTGTTTCAAAGACGCACGCCGCACATCCGGCAGGGTAAAGAGATTTGTTTCCCCGGCGGCCGGTTCGAAGCAGACCTGGATTCCGATGCCCGGGATACGGCAATACGGGAAACCATGGAAGAGCTGGGGGTCGGTCGGGAAAAAATAAAAATAATGGGCCGCCTGGACACCCTTGTCGCCCCCATGGGCGCCGTGATCGATCCGTTTGTCGCCACTTTAGAAATTGACAGCCTTGACGAATTAATCCGCCGAATATGCGGATGA
- a CDS encoding alpha-L-fucosidase, protein MDQNGELKVRLWSKNMAPDNAGVAETEGEFYVDFDPDYHNRLLSGKIPVKHFINDYIVPQAKGFIDNYDPDILWFDGEWQRPAAYYRTPDIVAYFYNQADKPVVANDRMGQETRRHYGDFYTSETDEVVTPLHHPWEENRSMSESYGYNRMDSLQNYLTADELIEMLVRIVAKGGNLNLIVNPESSGRIPQVQQDLLKELGDWLKVNGEAIYATRPYESLCDNTQLGQPVWYTMSKDSTYGYAIILDWPKSDTFICQNANMKWETKVYMLGHDQPLDWVDTGLQHWALSAKIPESMLNDPDKRPCKYAWVLKFVYDRNNEF, encoded by the coding sequence ATGGATCAAAACGGCGAACTCAAAGTGCGTCTGTGGTCAAAAAATATGGCGCCGGATAACGCGGGGGTCGCTGAAACAGAGGGGGAGTTTTACGTTGATTTTGATCCGGATTATCACAATCGTCTTTTGTCCGGCAAAATACCGGTCAAGCATTTTATTAATGATTATATCGTACCTCAGGCCAAGGGATTCATCGACAACTATGATCCGGATATCCTCTGGTTTGACGGTGAGTGGCAGCGCCCGGCCGCTTATTATCGAACCCCGGATATAGTGGCCTATTTTTACAATCAGGCGGACAAACCGGTGGTGGCCAATGACCGAATGGGGCAGGAAACCCGCCGGCACTATGGTGATTTTTACACCAGCGAAACCGACGAGGTGGTCACTCCTCTGCATCATCCCTGGGAAGAGAATCGCAGCATGAGCGAATCCTACGGCTATAACCGTATGGATTCACTGCAGAATTATCTGACAGCGGATGAGTTGATTGAAATGCTGGTCCGGATTGTGGCCAAAGGCGGTAATCTGAATCTCATCGTCAATCCGGAGAGCAGCGGCCGGATTCCGCAGGTTCAGCAAGATCTTTTGAAAGAATTGGGTGACTGGTTGAAGGTGAACGGTGAAGCCATTTACGCGACGCGGCCGTATGAATCCTTGTGTGATAATACCCAATTGGGGCAGCCGGTTTGGTATACGATGAGCAAGGACAGTACCTATGGCTATGCGATCATCCTGGACTGGCCGAAAAGCGATACGTTCATCTGTCAGAATGCCAATATGAAATGGGAGACCAAAGTGTATATGCTGGGTCATGATCAGCCGCTGGACTGGGTGGATACCGGTCTGCAGCATTGGGCGTTGTCCGCCAAGATCCCGGAATCTATGCTCAACGATCCGGACAAGCGTCCCTGCAAATATGCCTGGGTGCTGAAATTCGTTTATGATCGGAATAATGAGTTTTGA
- a CDS encoding alpha-L-fucosidase: MMKFVMLFIFISVLVSAQQRPEHFQPFDYKYSVQELRQCFSRDVINKARRDMQELEQANNSGDYQAELPSLATHPTPDWYIDAKLGIFFDWGLYSVAGYGEKGWSRARYPDWYLHHMYTNLRDYHETTWGADFERDDFIPMFTAKHFDAAKVVELCNQAGARYLVPFSKHHDGYCLWDCAYTHRDAVNMSPGRDSTAGAIRRCKNTGPQHR, encoded by the coding sequence ATGATGAAGTTTGTCATGCTTTTTATTTTTATCAGTGTGCTGGTCAGCGCTCAGCAGCGTCCGGAACATTTTCAACCCTTTGACTACAAATACTCTGTTCAGGAATTGCGGCAATGTTTTTCCCGGGATGTGATAAATAAAGCGCGGCGGGACATGCAGGAGCTTGAACAGGCCAATAACAGTGGTGATTATCAGGCAGAGCTCCCTTCGCTGGCAACACATCCAACACCGGACTGGTATATCGATGCTAAATTGGGAATCTTTTTTGACTGGGGGCTTTATTCCGTTGCCGGGTACGGCGAAAAAGGCTGGAGCCGCGCCCGCTACCCGGACTGGTATCTGCATCATATGTACACCAACCTGCGGGATTATCATGAAACAACCTGGGGTGCGGATTTTGAACGCGATGATTTTATCCCGATGTTCACGGCGAAACATTTTGACGCCGCAAAGGTCGTCGAATTATGCAATCAAGCCGGAGCGCGCTATCTGGTGCCGTTCAGCAAACATCATGACGGCTATTGTCTCTGGGATTGTGCCTATACGCACCGCGATGCCGTAAACATGTCCCCGGGCCGGGATTCGACGGCGGGGGCAATTCGTCGCTGTAAAAACACAGGACCGCAACATCGTTGA
- a CDS encoding carbon-nitrogen hydrolase family protein, which translates to MILAAAQTQPVAGDVPANVDEHCRLIRSAAEHKADLIVFPELSLSGYGQESASAWAFTPEDSRLQVLQKLSAKHKIIVIAGAPIRMDAGLYIGSFILYPDGSQSIYTKQFLHSHENRFFEASFSYNPVISLGQEQCSLAICLDIDQPQHVENAHRAGSSLYIPSLFFTADAMSDAYNTLKHAAAKYSMNILTSNYSGDVWGQQAGGKSAFWNKNGERVADLGETDAGLLLIDDTVERWNGKTIVDPK; encoded by the coding sequence ATGATCCTTGCAGCCGCCCAGACACAACCTGTTGCAGGCGACGTCCCTGCCAATGTGGATGAACATTGCCGATTGATCCGATCTGCAGCAGAACACAAAGCTGATCTTATTGTGTTTCCCGAACTGTCGCTCTCGGGATACGGGCAAGAATCCGCGTCCGCCTGGGCATTCACGCCGGAGGATTCCCGGCTGCAGGTGTTGCAGAAATTGTCTGCAAAACATAAAATCATTGTAATTGCCGGCGCCCCTATCCGAATGGATGCGGGACTGTATATTGGTTCATTCATCCTGTATCCGGACGGATCTCAATCGATCTATACCAAACAGTTTTTACATTCACACGAAAACCGGTTTTTTGAAGCATCCTTTTCATACAATCCGGTCATTTCTCTGGGACAAGAGCAATGTTCGTTGGCCATTTGCCTGGATATCGATCAGCCGCAGCATGTCGAAAACGCACACCGGGCCGGCAGCAGCCTGTATATCCCCAGTCTTTTTTTCACTGCAGACGCAATGTCTGATGCTTACAACACTCTGAAACATGCCGCTGCAAAGTACTCTATGAATATTCTGACATCCAATTACAGCGGAGACGTCTGGGGACAGCAGGCAGGCGGTAAAAGCGCCTTTTGGAACAAAAACGGTGAACGAGTTGCCGACCTCGGCGAAACGGATGCAGGTTTATTATTGATCGATGATACCGTAGAGAGATGGAATGGAAAAACAATCGTTGACCCGAAATAA
- a CDS encoding CPBP family glutamic-type intramembrane protease, with amino-acid sequence MQALIEYLTRILPGMLLIVLTFILLKPGPYLRIVYYVFIFVFLRIALTPLGLWQLGETHGLLWIRLSSNPVFLILFGLSSLIITTGLWLFDRENRNTLIWMRGKALPGLISGTAGCALVVLPFISLYPGIPLAERGGAVGSELLLPLLVFALLGNLFEETLFRGYVLGFLSKTRNLTVAGIVSGVVFALCHSFLATTVTDIGIPLLLFTLWEGVIAGLVGARHGILPAALTHGGAIFMLSSGLI; translated from the coding sequence ATGCAGGCTCTGATCGAATATCTAACGCGCATTCTACCGGGAATGCTGCTCATTGTTCTCACTTTTATCTTGCTAAAGCCCGGACCGTACCTGCGGATTGTATATTACGTGTTCATATTTGTTTTCCTGCGGATAGCCCTGACCCCGCTCGGACTCTGGCAATTGGGAGAGACCCATGGTCTCCTCTGGATCCGATTGAGTTCCAATCCGGTTTTTCTCATCCTGTTTGGCTTGAGCAGTCTCATTATTACGACCGGTCTCTGGCTGTTTGACCGCGAAAACCGCAACACTCTGATTTGGATGCGCGGTAAAGCGCTGCCGGGACTAATTTCCGGAACTGCCGGATGCGCTCTGGTTGTTTTGCCGTTTATTAGTCTGTACCCCGGCATTCCCCTTGCCGAACGCGGCGGAGCGGTTGGCTCTGAACTGCTGCTGCCCCTATTGGTTTTTGCCCTGCTGGGCAATCTGTTTGAAGAAACCCTGTTTCGGGGTTATGTGCTCGGATTTCTGAGCAAAACCCGCAATTTGACGGTAGCGGGCATAGTCTCGGGAGTTGTTTTTGCGCTCTGCCATAGTTTTCTCGCCACCACCGTCACCGATATCGGTATACCGCTGCTGCTGTTCACACTATGGGAGGGTGTGATTGCCGGACTTGTCGGAGCCCGACACGGTATTTTACCCGCTGCTCTGACGCACGGCGGGGCGATTTTCATGTTGAGTTCGGGATTGATTTAG